The region ATAAGCAGACTTGCTTTGCGTGGGATGAATATGTCAAGAGCCTCTCGACGCAAAAGCCGGTGGATGATCAAGAAGACACGATCGCGGACATGTCGGCAACGCTGATTGGACAAGACGATAGTCAGCTTGAGAAAGAGaatgagggagatggcgggATTCTGTGAGCCGAGTGCTCGTTTTGGGAGTGAAATCTTGAGGGAGCTTCCTTTTGGCTTCTGTTCTTCTAGAAAATGTGATGCCTTGTATTTTCAATTTCACCTGTGGTGGTACTGTTGTAGCTTGAATTGCCGACAGCACATCGCAAGACGTGTCTCTTGCTCGTTTTAATACAATGTGAGACTTTTACGGATACACGGGTCCattgtggtgtgtgtgtgtgtgtgtgtgtgtgtgtgtgtgtgtgtgtgtgcgtgtgtgtgaCAGCCCCTCGGCATACCTATGGGTGTGACGGGATGATAGTCGCCATGGCAACGACTTCGACTCTgtgaggatgatggctgaCCGTGCATGCACCAGCGGCACAGCTTTCCACCGGGACCCCCAAAAGAGAAACGGACTGAGGGGAATTGACCAATCGTGATCAGAGACAGGTCTTTCTTGACCAGACACAAGCTCTTGGGATGGTCATTTTGCAGGTGCACGCTGAATTGAACAGATAGCCTGAGCCCCTGTTCCATATCAGTGTTAGCGCGGGATGATGGCGAAAACGGCAGTTTGTTGACTTTCCCCTCCTTTCCCctcatttttcttttttttcttttttttttttgctttctgTCGATTCAAGGGTCTGGATTGCTCTGgggaacaacaagaagaaaaagactcCATTTCTCCAGCCATCTCGATTTCTTGCTGAAGCAGTTTTCGGAGCCGGAGCTGAGTAGCAAGAGTGGATATTTCCTGCCATCTTCTTGGAATGGTTTCTGGTGGAACCTCTTTTTTGCGACTGACCAGGCTGGCGCCTTCTCTTTTTTGACGTGGCGGGAAAGACGGAAGAGAGAGGATAGCAAAACAAGAGTTCGTGCCGGCTCACCAAGACCTGGTTCCGATTTTCTTCTGAGGTTTGCGACGGCAAATATATAACATACAACCATCAACCCTGGTCTATACAGGACACGCTCGTCAACTCCACAGGCGAACTAAGATCGAAGATCGGATGCAACAGCGGGCGCGGTGGGGTTAGTGTTTGTTTGGATTCGATATTGGACCCAGCAAGGACAAGCATCTCGAAGACGGCAGAGAACAATGTATTGTTtgtgaggaggagttggattGAGGCTTGCGACGGGCTGTCCCTGAGTTAAACACCAACATTCCTGTGGTGCGACATTCGGGGGGCGACCACAATGGCGGGACCTCGCCGCCTGGGGTCCAGGACAAGATGGACGGCAACAGCACTCGTATTTTCCACGCTGGCTTCGGCGCAGCTTCCATACATTCCAACAACGattcttctcccaccaccagacAAGAATGGGCATCCCATCGGCGCAGCTTACATCTTCACGCCCACCGGAGACGATAGCGCCGTCGAGCTCTTGTCACTGAACCTTTCATCTCTCACCACAACAGTGTTATCCACCCCCCCCATCACCGGCGCCTTCACGCCGACTATCTTCGCCAACGGCACCTTGGGTATTTTCGCCGGCGACTGCTCCTCCCAGTCCGATGGCTCCCTCTGGACATGGTCCCCAGactcagcatcatcaacccctccccgatggcacccccacccccaaccctctcttACGCCCTTCCACCTGGGAAGTACAatctccttttccctccAGCTGGCTCCTGCTGTCTCCCCGCCGACCCTTTACCTGTACGGGGGTATGTGtcccttcaccaacctctccgaCCCCATCCCTTACGACAGCCAGCAATCCTCGGCCATCTACTCCAACTCCATGTtccgcctccccctttcagccccctcaaccacctcctcccaagaAGGGGAatacctctcctcccccggcccccccatcccaaacgCGGGGTTCACCCTCACCGCCCTGCagccctccctctccaaccggACCACCGCGTCTGGAGAACGAGCCCTGACCCAGCAAAACGGCTGGGTTTTGCTTGGTGGACACACCCAACAAGCATTTATCAACATGAGCACCGCTGCAGTCTGGTCACTGCCTGAAGAAACGTGGAGTTTTATCCCTATTCACGGAGACAAGAAAGTGGACAGTCGGAGCGGGCACACTACTGTTTTGAGTGAGGATGGGACGAAGCTGGTGATTTAtggagggtgggtgggggaTATGGGGCAGAGGGCGGagccggaggtggtggtggtcgatatggggttgggggggttgggggattgGGCATGGgcggatggagagggagtaAAAGGAAGtggcgagggggaagggagatACGGGCATGGGGCTGCGGTGCTGCCGGGGGATGTTATGGTTGTTTATGGGGGCTGGAGGATcggtggggaggagatgaagagaaagagacaggacggggatggggaggggttgaggttttTGGATTTGAAGAGGATGGAGTGGGTTGATGAGTATGTACTTCCAAACCCGAGTTCGAGTTCGGCGGGGAGTGGgcaggggggtgagggaagCGAGGGGAGCGGATCGGGCGACGACGGCcagggagaagggggtgacgagaccaagaagacgcagattggtcttggtgttggacTGGGTGTTGGGTTTCTGGTCTTGTTTTCGGTGGCTGTGTTCATTTTTTGGCGTCGGCGCCAACAGCAAACTCGCTCTCGAAACGATGCCCTCCGGGATTTGTCACAGGGTATCAATGGTTCCCTCCCGAGGGGGATTACGTCGGATGATAATGACGACGAGATGCTTGAGCGGGAACACGGGTTGATGCTCCCTTGGACTGCGGCTTCGGCCAGGGAATGGTACATTGGTGGCGGCGACCCCTATTCTCAAGGGCGAAAGTCACTAGCTTACGAGGGTTTGCGAGGTGGAGTCAGAAAGACCGGGGGCTCTTTGTatatgccaccaccaccaccctcggcgAAGAACGCGAGAGGTTTATACCAGCCGACCAACAAGTCGACATCGTACGAATTTGGgcccggaggaggagcaggccggTCAAATCTCATCTCGCCGATTTACGAAgccgacgaggacgacgagggcgACCTCGGCCAGCAACCCCGGCACCGTAACCTTGGCCGTGCGAGCCCAGAAAAGCCACGGGACTCGTCCGAGGATGACGACCCGTTCTTGACGCCgacagcagccaccacccccatcggCGGCTTCTTCCCCCCACCGAGCATCAGCTCCCGAAGCGGCGGCTCCAGCCCCGAGCGCaaaccaccagcaccagcaccacctccgAAACCTCAAGATCCAGAGGTGCAAAACTGGCAAAACGACGTTGATGTCGCCGACGCAGTACTCGCCGCTAGAATCGGGAGAAGCAAGTCCATCGCGGCAAAGACGCCCCCGAGGTTGTATCTGGGCCGTCAGAATAGCGTTACTGGCACCCGGTCACCAACCAGAGGACCCGATACGCCTACTCTCTTGGTTGAGGAACGGACAGGAAGTAACCTTTCTGAAGCGAGCGCATTCTCGTTTGTTCCTGGTGCGGAGAGACAGCAACTGAGGGTTGCCACGGCCGCTGGGGAGGCCAAGCCATCCAGCAGTGGCAGTGGAggcagctcctcctctgcaCCGACGTTTAGCACCGCGAGGTCTAGTTTTCCTGTTCTGCAGAGCGAAGGCCCGGGGCTGCTGCACGGCGGTCGGCAGGCTGAGACGTATGATGACGGGCAGGGCGGGTATGAGATTTACAATTATGACGGGTAcaaagacgaggaggatgccgatTATGTTTACGTGCCCGGGAGTCCTTCGAAATCAAAAGCTCCGCAGCGGAGGTCGTGGTTGGGGAGCATAAGGCGGGTGTTTGAGAAGGGAACGCCGGAGTCGTCGGCGACGGGGGGGAGCAGAGAGGATCTGAGCAGCCCGGGAGGGCAGCTGGAGGCCGGCACGGGGGTGGATGGCGGGTTGGTTCGGAGGCAGGGGACGCTGCAAAGACGGAAGCAGAACCGGCAGAGCTGGGGTGGGGAAGAGACGCAGGACGGGGAGTGGGATGTTGAGCGGGCGGTGGAGCAGAGGTTGGTGCAGGTTATGTTTACTGTCCCaaaggagaggttgagggtggtgaatgCGGAGATTGagcaggaaggggaggtgggggaggtggtgagggagggggataggGAGTTTGACGCCCGGTACTATGATACTTGGGATACGAATGGACCGCCTGCTCCGACAGAGCAGGACAAGGGGAAGGGCAAGCTGCCCGAGATTGAGCTGTTACGGCCAccagagggcgaggaagacgaggagagaGACAGGAAGAGGGAGTCAGTCGCGGGCAGTATCACGACCACGCATACGATGGGGATATCACCTTCCACGTCTTTGCGCCAGGCGGAGATCAAGACCGAGGGGTTGCACACTGCCGAGGCGGTTAGGTatgagaggttggaggtgaaCCCTGGGGTGAGCCTGAGTCCCACTACCATGACACCAGAGAGAGTCATGCGACCCAAGAAGTCGAGGTCCAGGGTattggagatggtggagagcaTCGAAACGAagagctcgagaagctcgctgagagggggtgaagaggacgaggtgaCGCCCAAAAAGGGGTGATAGATACTTCGACTGCTTTGATACTGGTCATGAACTAAGCACCTGGATAGTGCTCGCTCGTTTTGGAACGGTCAAAAGGCGTTTATACGGGGTTATTTTTGGGTTATCGTTTTTGTAattggtggtggatggacTCGGCAGTGCGATACGAGGTGTAGCAGTAGTCTTTGGAAGCATTCGTTTGAGAGAAGAAAGCAAAGGTACCTTGTAATTGACCAAGATCTATAGATAGCTGCGAGAATAACAGGTGAAAAGATGATAATGTGTGGAAAGGGCTTTCTGGGACGTTGATACAGCTCATTAATCGTGTTCTCGATATATTGCATCTCTGCCACCCTCATATATACCCCCGTGGATACCAGCTATCGTGGCAGGCAGATCGTGAGCCCTCAGAGGCATACCTCAGAAACAGCTCCTCGAAAGGTGACAGCGCTGCCTGAAAACACGATTCTCACCCACCCTCATCTCACACCCGAGATCTGATGATCTCAGCCGCGATAACACCGTGCCGACCAGCCTAGGCACACCGGCTTCGCTGACCCGGCACCTCACGATATCACATCGCCAATCAGATCATCAACCGTCCAGCCACGCTCCCCGCCAAGACAAACCGATCGACAATGCTAAGATCTGCTAAAGAGTAAAAGAGCTAGCCCGGCCTCAGCCGGGAAATCGTCAACTCTCGCGAGAATTTGGCCATTCCGGAAACGAGCCTCTTGACTGGCGCGGACTGGCAAAGATGAAAAAAAAGCAGCGCTGATGAATTCGGTTCATGCAGATCCCACCAAGGAAGCTTTTCCCCAAAGGGTAGATCGCGACATCTGTTTAGACAGGGCCAGAGTGCAGTGTTCTTCCCCCCCCGCATTTCTGCTAGCTGTGGGACTCACCGCCATCATGAGCAAAATCGTCACCAGATGAGACAACATCTCGCACACACACAGCAGTGTTTCTTGCTGGATCCCGCCCGCAGGCTGGGCAAGATAGACAGGCGGTGAATTTGTCGGTAAGCAGCTCGCCCACCCTTGAGTAAATGATCgagacaaacaaacaaagaGAAAGTGATAgacgagaaagaagagaCCGTTCACGACGGTTTGCCTTGTGACGCCTTGGGGGCAGGACGCTACGGAAGTTTTGACTGTGGCCTGCTTGCTGTTGTGGCAGCGCCGAAGGGTCTTGCGTGACAGCAACCACGACAGGTTCGAGACAATGTTTTCCTGAGCGTCCAGAATTTGGTTGGACAGAATGCGCGCACAGGGTGGAAAAGAGGGTAAACAATGAGCTGTTCCGTTCCCCCACAACAACCAGTTAGTAACGGCCGCATCATCAATGTTATCTCGCCCCTCAGGTTTGTATTTATCGCTGGTATTGCGGCCGGTAAAACCTGGTTGAGCCGCAGGACCAAGACTGACATACAACGATGCAGAAAGAACAATTCGATCCCGGAGGTCTTTTCCCACCTGTAGCCTGGATGCTACACTGCCTTTGCACAGGTAACATCGCGGGGTGGAGGCTGGGCGTTGATGCGGGTAGTGACCCCCGCGTGCGGTTGATGGTTTCAATGTCGAACGCTTCTTCTGTCTTGGGAGGACAGGATGCTGACGAACATGTTGGGAACATTCATGGAGTACGAGTAGCCATAACCACAACTTCTCTGTATTGTCTTGGCTGACAATGGCTTTTATAGGGGCGGACGCGTGTCGTCTCGTCTTGAGGGGCGCAGTCGGCAATACGAGGGCATCGATTCACATGGACTTTTGCTGCATAATCTGTGGTGCCGTTTCTGGTGACCCCATCCTACGCTGCGGGAAGATCTCCAAGGGCTGGTCGCTGCCGTTGGGTTGACAACCACCGTTTTCCACTGGACAAATGTCTCCTATCTCTGACCAAAGCCGGCCTCGAGCAGGGTGTCGTATACGAATCGTCTTTGCAGGTTCGTGAGGGTGGCATCAGCCAACCGTTCAGGTGTCCTCACCTGAAGATGGAAGCAGCTGAGTCACTGGCCACAGGTGCACACAAAGGCCGATATCCATGTCGTGCGTGTGCAGAGCACTGCATTAGGGGGTGCTTCGTGCTTGCAGCAAGTGTGAGAGCTTGAGCCCTCCGCCGAGAGCTTGAGATGCCGTTGCTGCCGACGAAAGCCTCAAACAAAAAGGTGAAATGTGCGAGTCGCTTGAACACGGGTCTGGTGCCAGAGGTTTGTAGTAGGAAATAGGGGCCGTCGGGAGCAAGGAGATAGCTGTCACGTCTGTCTGCGCCTTCATCAGCAGCTGTTTCGGGTTATGCAGGTTGCCGCCCTGTCTCACTTGCTGGCTTCCTCTGCTGGGAGCCCATCCATATCAATCACGGACAGTCGGAACGGGAATGGAAGCTCACAACCGCGATGAATgtgttcctcctccacgaAATGCCCGACTCGAGAATCTCATAAGCCTTGGCTGACGTCTCGACGCCCTAGTGCTAGGGCAtatggtggtgtgtgtgctgTCGACCCACGGCGTATCGTGGTCCACAACCGTTACAAGGGCCATCGCGGTCCTGGTAGCGCTAAGCCTGTCACTAATTATTAACAGATTGATAGCCATCAGGAAACGTGCCTGGAAAAATTGTCGCGCGTATCAGAAGATCTcgacgagggtggtggagtcGCACTGTCCCGTATTCTGTTGCATTCCACCCACTGCCAGTCACGTCCTCCTTGTCCAAGGAGAACGGGGTCCCGAGATGCGCCGAGCATGCCAACCACCCACTTAAagcgttgctgttgctgccgcGTTGAGCTGTCTCTGAAGCCCTTGATAAGGGGTTGTGTGGACAGGTCGCGAACAATCTCGGGTGAGGCGTGTATTGGTTCGAAGGATAACGAGAATTCCGCAAGCCACCGATGAGAAAGATCTTCAGGAACGGGCGGCGTCTTTCGCGGCTCGATTTCCACGATGCCCAAGACCCAAGTGAGCTGAAGAATGGGTACCGGTTACCCCGCCCAGCGACCCAGTGCTAAGGTTGGACCGGGCATCCTGCGCATCTCACGGCACTACAGGCCGCTCCAGCGGTTTCAGCGTGCCGCCATTGGCCACGAGTGGATTTCAGCGCCCAGAACCACTAACGTACCCAGAGAATCCCAAGTACTGGCTACCGGGGGGCTGCGTGGATAGCTCTGGGAATCACGAAGAGAAGCGAGGGCAGTGACGCCATGGGCCCATTATCCATTTCCTAGTTGTTGCTGTTTCCCGTGAGCCCGAGCTCCGCTAGCCTCACCACTCAGCGGGGCTGCTTGCCCTGTCAACCCTTCCCTGCGGCAGCGCTGTGCCTTCCAGGTGTTCATGCagcccctctcctcctccagctctccCGTCCCCAAGAAACGTGTGAAGCTGTGTCCCATcaaatactttaaaaaaaacaacccaaaaaaaaaaacacaaagaGGCAGCAGGTGAAACTGCTGACACTGGGGAAGCGTTGAGCGTGTACTCACTCCGTACCAGTATTTCATTACTTGTGCTCTTGAACCAGCAACAGCGGAGCCATCTTCGCCCATCAGTTGACTTAT is a window of Podospora pseudopauciseta strain CBS 411.78 chromosome 1, whole genome shotgun sequence DNA encoding:
- a CDS encoding hypothetical protein (EggNog:ENOG503NU0Q); amino-acid sequence: MAGPRRLGSRTRWTATALVFSTLASAQLPYIPTTILLPPPDKNGHPIGAAYIFTPTGDDSAVELLSLNLSSLTTTVLSTPPITGAFTPTIFANGTLGIFAGDCSSQSDGSLWTWSPDSASSTPPRWHPHPQPSLTPFHLGSTISFSLQLAPAVSPPTLYLYGGMCPFTNLSDPIPYDSQQSSAIYSNSMFRLPLSAPSTTSSQEGEYLSSPGPPIPNAGFTLTALQPSLSNRTTASGERALTQQNGWVLLGGHTQQAFINMSTAAVWSLPEETWSFIPIHGDKKVDSRSGHTTVLSEDGTKLVIYGGWVGDMGQRAEPEVVVVDMGLGGLGDWAWADGEGVKGSGEGEGRYGHGAAVLPGDVMVVYGGWRIGGEEMKRKRQDGDGEGLRFLDLKRMEWVDEYVLPNPSSSSAGSGQGGEGSEGSGSGDDGQGEGGDETKKTQIGLGVGLGVGFLVLFSVAVFIFWRRRQQQTRSRNDALRDLSQGINGSLPRGITSDDNDDEMLEREHGLMLPWTAASAREWYIGGGDPYSQGRKSLAYEGLRGGVRKTGGSLYMPPPPPSAKNARGLYQPTNKSTSYEFGPGGGAGRSNLISPIYEADEDDEGDLGQQPRHRNLGRASPEKPRDSSEDDDPFLTPTAATTPIGGFFPPPSISSRSGGSSPERKPPAPAPPPKPQDPEVQNWQNDVDVADAVLAARIGRSKSIAAKTPPRLYLGRQNSVTGTRSPTRGPDTPTLLVEERTGSNLSEASAFSFVPGAERQQLRVATAAGEAKPSSSGSGGSSSSAPTFSTARSSFPVLQSEGPGLLHGGRQAETYDDGQGGYEIYNYDGYKDEEDADYVYVPGSPSKSKAPQRRSWLGSIRRVFEKGTPESSATGGSREDLSSPGGQLEAGTGVDGGLVRRQGTLQRRKQNRQSWGGEETQDGEWDVERAVEQRLVQVMFTVPKERLRVVNAEIEQEGEVGEVVREGDREFDARYYDTWDTNGPPAPTEQDKGKGKLPEIELLRPPEGEEDEERDRKRESVAGSITTTHTMGISPSTSLRQAEIKTEGLHTAEAVRYERLEVNPGVSLSPTTMTPERVMRPKKSRSRVLEMVESIETKSSRSSLRGGEEDEVTPKKG